Proteins encoded by one window of Desulfovibrio ferrophilus:
- a CDS encoding HU family DNA-binding protein, which translates to MTKAGLVERIKDKAGLNTKVQAEMVLDTIVESARDALLEGDSAIFTGFGSFKVVQRAARTGRNPGTGEMIRIPECKVVKYTMGKRVKGAIC; encoded by the coding sequence ATGACTAAAGCTGGACTTGTCGAAAGGATCAAGGACAAAGCTGGCCTGAACACCAAGGTCCAGGCCGAGATGGTTTTGGATACGATCGTCGAGTCCGCCCGTGATGCTCTGCTTGAAGGGGACAGCGCAATCTTTACCGGCTTTGGATCTTTCAAGGTCGTTCAGCGTGCAGCCCGCACCGGCCGGAATCCCGGTACCGGTGAGATGATTCGTATTCCCGAGTGTAAAGTGGTCAAATACACCATGGGGAAACGGGTCAAAGGCGCTATTTGCTAG